A region from the Streptomyces tsukubensis genome encodes:
- a CDS encoding transcriptional regulator yields the protein MDPSRRGVLGVGLFSVALTVPGWQDVVARAEALKTGRTTRIGMPDVEMVRAMTDKVSELDDLYGGRHARPLAATVLVNTVADGLRADARPEVHQAMMGAASDLCYLTGYMAVDEGLHGLAQRYYLRALELAGGAGDHLTYCTTLRGMSVQAAGLGHGAKALELADAAAAASPVAGPRMRAFLVGQQAHAAAMTGDKSRALREMREAESALERADSRIAVTGRYDAAALHFHISEMRYALGDVAGSVDSMTRSNELRSDVYRRSRVRHNGLLAERQFRIGHLEAACQSWKSALTEYPLVQSGRVDTGMRSMVRLTRPHLGNAHVRALHDQARAVLPRAMFTRAGPG from the coding sequence ATGGACCCATCGCGGCGCGGTGTTCTCGGGGTGGGCCTGTTCTCCGTTGCGCTGACCGTGCCCGGCTGGCAGGACGTCGTCGCCCGGGCGGAAGCACTCAAGACCGGCAGGACCACCCGTATCGGCATGCCCGACGTGGAGATGGTCCGGGCCATGACCGACAAGGTCTCCGAGCTCGACGATCTGTACGGCGGGCGGCACGCCCGTCCACTTGCCGCGACCGTCCTCGTCAACACCGTGGCCGACGGGCTCCGCGCAGACGCACGGCCCGAGGTGCACCAGGCCATGATGGGCGCGGCATCGGACCTCTGCTATCTGACCGGATACATGGCCGTCGACGAGGGGCTGCACGGCCTGGCCCAGCGCTACTACCTCAGAGCCCTGGAGCTCGCGGGCGGCGCGGGCGACCATCTCACGTACTGCACGACACTCCGCGGGATGAGTGTGCAGGCCGCCGGTCTGGGACATGGGGCCAAGGCACTGGAGCTGGCCGACGCGGCAGCGGCGGCGTCCCCGGTGGCCGGGCCCCGGATGCGGGCCTTCCTGGTGGGGCAGCAGGCGCACGCCGCCGCCATGACCGGAGACAAGAGCAGAGCCTTACGCGAGATGCGGGAAGCGGAGTCGGCACTGGAGCGTGCCGACAGCCGGATCGCGGTCACCGGCCGGTACGACGCCGCCGCGCTCCACTTCCATATCTCGGAGATGCGCTACGCGCTCGGTGATGTCGCGGGCTCCGTCGATTCCATGACCCGTTCCAACGAGCTCCGGTCCGACGTGTACCGGCGCTCCCGCGTACGGCACAACGGCCTGCTGGCCGAACGGCAGTTCCGGATCGGGCATCTCGAAGCCGCTTGCCAGAGCTGGAAGTCAGCACTCACCGAGTACCCCCTCGTGCAGTCCGGCCGCGTCGACACCGGCATGCGCAGCATGGTCCGCCTCACCCGGCCGCACCTCGGCAACGCCCATGTCCGGGCTCTCCACGACCAGGCCCGGGCCGTACTCCCCCGTGCCATGTTCACCCGGGCCGGGCCCGGCTGA
- a CDS encoding RidA family protein codes for MTRTAVNPVTWSLDLGFNQGEAVSGETRTLYCSGQTAMDSDGRPRHEGDMAAQLTLSLDNLEAVLDEAGMSLANLVRLNVYTTDVDLLFQHYGALASRLGAARVAPTTTMLGVTRLAIPGQLVELEGTAVE; via the coding sequence TTGACACGAACGGCGGTCAACCCGGTGACATGGTCGTTGGATCTGGGATTCAACCAGGGCGAGGCCGTCTCGGGGGAGACCCGCACGCTGTACTGCTCCGGGCAGACCGCGATGGACAGCGACGGCAGACCCCGGCACGAGGGCGATATGGCGGCCCAGCTGACACTGAGTCTCGACAATCTGGAGGCGGTCCTCGACGAGGCGGGCATGTCCCTCGCGAACCTGGTCCGGCTCAATGTCTACACGACCGATGTCGACCTCCTCTTCCAGCACTACGGCGCGCTGGCGTCGCGTCTGGGCGCCGCGCGGGTGGCGCCGACCACCACCATGCTCGGGGTGACCCGACTGGCGATCCCCGGCCAGCTGGTCGAACTGGAAGGAACCGCCGTCGAGTAA
- a CDS encoding TIGR03618 family F420-dependent PPOX class oxidoreductase: MHEHANELSRDVRRRLAEERNVWLCTLRPDGSPHTTPVWFVHTDGVWWIGSDEGSVKVRNLAADPRVSLALEDGRFPVVAEGDATVHRDGFPPEVVTAFRLKYDWDVTAPERSGGGRVMLEIPVRRWLLAGTAQ; the protein is encoded by the coding sequence ATGCACGAACACGCGAACGAGCTGTCCCGGGACGTCCGGCGGCGGCTCGCCGAGGAGCGGAACGTCTGGCTGTGCACCCTGCGGCCGGACGGGTCCCCGCATACGACGCCCGTCTGGTTCGTCCACACCGACGGCGTCTGGTGGATCGGCTCGGACGAGGGCTCGGTCAAGGTCCGGAACCTCGCGGCCGATCCGCGGGTGTCGCTGGCCCTGGAGGACGGACGGTTCCCGGTCGTCGCGGAGGGGGACGCGACCGTGCACCGGGACGGGTTCCCGCCGGAGGTCGTCACCGCGTTCCGGCTGAAGTACGACTGGGACGTCACCGCCCCCGAACGCTCCGGCGGCGGACGGGTGATGCTGGAGATCCCGGTGCGGCGCTGGCTGCTGGCCGGCACCGCTCAGTGA
- a CDS encoding DUF4158 domain-containing protein encodes MARTPLDLDELVEHWTLLKDEQGLVSGKRGATRLGFAVVLKFYTQYGRCPRNRAELPGEAVEFVARQVQVPASELDLYDWTGRTVEYLRA; translated from the coding sequence GTGGCCCGTACCCCGTTGGACCTGGACGAGCTCGTCGAGCACTGGACGCTGCTGAAGGATGAGCAGGGGCTCGTCTCCGGCAAGCGCGGTGCGACGCGACTGGGCTTCGCCGTCGTGCTGAAGTTCTACACGCAATACGGTCGGTGTCCCCGGAACCGGGCAGAGCTGCCCGGTGAGGCCGTGGAGTTCGTGGCCCGGCAGGTACAGGTTCCCGCCTCCGAGCTGGATTTGTACGACTGGACCGGCAGGACGGTCGAGTACCTCCGGGCGTAG
- a CDS encoding helix-turn-helix transcriptional regulator, with the protein MRADRLVSLVLLLRQRGRLSAATLARELEVSTRTVLRDIEALSAAGVPVYAERGRLGGFALLPGFRTELTGLNHDEALALLVAGSRRGAQVFGLGSALASAVLKVVDALPEGHRDTAADAARRLLIDPDIDLLARSTVVEEVPDAVAGEVRRAVFAGHKLRIRYAAAGRPPKWRTVDPIGLVTVRGQGYLLAKRSGEDRTYRLDRVLAAEELDDPAQRPDRVDLDRAWQERSTRFRSGGDQIAVLVRLHPERRGALVKTALSVLAEEPEADGRLRLEVTFQDAEHAEWALWQLAGDAEALAPQWLRAALLNRAAVTARCYETAVPGPGPRPTA; encoded by the coding sequence ATGCGTGCCGACCGGTTGGTCTCGCTGGTACTGCTGCTCCGTCAGCGCGGTCGGCTCTCCGCGGCCACGCTCGCCCGCGAGCTGGAGGTGTCCACCCGTACCGTGCTGCGGGACATCGAGGCGCTGTCCGCAGCCGGTGTCCCGGTCTATGCCGAGCGCGGCCGGCTCGGCGGGTTCGCGTTGCTGCCCGGCTTCCGGACCGAGCTGACCGGGCTCAACCACGACGAGGCGCTCGCCCTGCTGGTCGCCGGATCACGGCGCGGTGCGCAGGTGTTCGGCCTGGGCTCGGCGCTCGCCTCGGCCGTGTTGAAGGTGGTCGACGCGCTGCCCGAGGGGCATCGGGACACCGCGGCCGATGCCGCGCGGCGGCTGCTCATCGACCCGGACATCGACCTCCTCGCGCGCAGCACGGTTGTCGAGGAGGTGCCCGACGCCGTGGCGGGCGAGGTGCGGCGCGCGGTGTTCGCCGGGCACAAGCTGCGCATTCGCTACGCGGCGGCGGGCCGGCCCCCGAAGTGGCGCACCGTGGATCCGATCGGCCTGGTCACCGTGCGCGGGCAGGGGTATCTGCTGGCGAAGCGGTCCGGCGAGGACCGCACCTACCGGCTCGACCGGGTGCTGGCCGCCGAAGAACTCGACGATCCCGCACAGCGGCCGGACCGGGTCGATCTGGACCGGGCCTGGCAGGAACGGAGTACGCGGTTCCGGTCCGGTGGTGACCAGATCGCCGTGCTGGTGAGGCTCCACCCGGAGCGCCGCGGGGCGCTGGTGAAGACGGCGCTGTCCGTCCTGGCCGAGGAGCCCGAAGCGGACGGCCGGCTGCGGCTGGAGGTGACCTTCCAGGACGCGGAGCACGCGGAATGGGCGCTGTGGCAGCTCGCCGGGGATGCCGAGGCCCTCGCACCGCAGTGGCTGCGCGCCGCCCTGCTCAACCGCGCTGCGGTGACGGCGCGTTGTTATGAAACAGCGGTTCCGGGTCCCGGGCCGCGCCCGACCGCGTGA